From Cupriavidus sp. D39:
CGGACCGTGTCCAAATCTGTGTCAACGATATTGGTCAGGATGGTGGGGCCCTCATCCAACGTCACGTATGCGATGCAGTATGGCGTGCCGGCGCCGCGGCGCGTAACACTGTAGGTGTAGATCACGCCGGTACCTTGGCTGTCGGCCCATTGCACCTCGCTGCTCCAGCAAAAAGGACACAAGGCACGCGGATAGTGATGCGATTCGCCGCAGCTGCTGCAAACCTTGAGCAGCAGCTTTCCCTGGGCAGCGGCGGCGAAATAGGGTTCGTCACCCGGGTTCAGGGCCGGGTCGCTGATCTTGCGGGCTTCGGAAAACGTCGGCATGTCATTACTCCCTTTCCATGATGAGCGTGGCGGCGCCGTGGCGGTGACCAATGGCACCGCCGATGCCGGTGGCCAAGGCAAGTGCGCAATCTGGCACTTGCACGCTGCGGTGGGCTTCGCCGCGCAGCTGGCGCACCGCTTCGATAATCTTGGTGATGCCGCCCCGATTTGCCGGATGGTTATTGCACAGGCCGCCACCGTCGGTGTTAAACGGAAGCTTGCCAACGCCGGAGATCAGGTTGCCGTCAGCGACGAAGCGGCCGCCTTCGCCCTTCTTGCAGAAGCCGAGATCTTCCAGCTGCAGGATCACGGTGATGGTGAAGCTGTCGTAGATCGACGCATACTGAATATCGGCAGGGGTGACGCCGGCTTCTTCGAAGGCACGCGGACCCGTCCACGCCGCGCCGGTATAGGTCAGGTCCACCTTGCCTGCCATCTGGTGCTTGGTCGATTCGCCTGCGCCCAGCAGTTTGATGCGGGGGCGTGCCAATGCCCTGGCAATTTCCGGGCGCGCCACGATCACTGCGCCACCGCCGTCG
This genomic window contains:
- a CDS encoding Zn-ribbon domain-containing OB-fold protein, whose product is MPTFSEARKISDPALNPGDEPYFAAAAQGKLLLKVCSSCGESHHYPRALCPFCWSSEVQWADSQGTGVIYTYSVTRRGAGTPYCIAYVTLDEGPTILTNIVDTDLDTVRIGQRVRVVFKTSEGGTSIPMFTPVAEPAP